The nucleotide sequence ATACCAACGCTATCAAAATGACAGCTACTGATCAACTGGTCAGTTTGCAACATGCATACTATGGATGTAAACAGATCATTTCATGGAAATGAATTGACGGGAAGGGTATGAACATTACATATTTGCCCGACTTGACATCAGAGTAAAGCACGATGAAATCACCCTCCTGCAGCTCATTCGACCGAACAAAGTCACCTACAAGTTCAAGCACAAGAAACGTTTTGTGAACACAAGGGAAGCTAGCTATATATTTGGTTTCAAAATTGTATCAGGCAGGTTTGGTTCTCTTCTCTCACCAGTGTTCTCTAGAAGATACATTCTGCTCTTGTTGTTGGGccaaaatctgcatgcatgaaAATCAAGATCGATCATTGTACCAGCAATTTGTTATCATACAGAATTCAACTAGCTAGTTTTTTTCTCCTTACTTTGACAGCTCTAGCTAACTAGCAACATATGATACactttggaagaagaagaagaagaagaagaagaagaagaagaagaagaagaagaagaagaagaagaaggaagaagaagatggaaaaatAGGAAGTATGGTATCAGAATAATCTACTGTGTAGAGTGATGCTAACAAGTAGTGAACCAAGAGACGATGCGAAAACAAAATTTCTGCATGCCCGTTCacgtatatatatagagagagcgGCGCACTACGAATGCATGCTACTATTTGGCTCCCGGATTTCCATCATATGTATTCATATGACCCACTTGCCCAATTGGGAAAGGAACGTGCGTGTCCCACACAGTGATGCAGTGATCATGTCATTTACTAGATGTGGCCTACAGATAATtaaaaaaagataaaagtgaaCTAATGAAAGCATGCATGTTTAATATTATTATTAAATTTTATCCCAAAATCGATCGATGGGAGTACTAGTTACCGGTACCGCATGCTCCACACCTGAGATGTGCCGATGTCCTCAATGGGGATCGAGATGCCGTCCCCCGTCTTGAGCTCCGGCAGGTGAGTCTCCGCTTCCTTCTGAAACCATCCATGGAAGAAGAGACGCGTTTTAGTCGCAACCGATCGATCAGCTAGCAGACAGACAGGAACATCCATGGATAGATACACTTGCAATCCGAGAAATCAAGAAGAAATCAACACAAAGATTGCAGAAAGAAAGGAAGATCCATTCACAGCTAGGTCATACAGGTGCAATCCAAAGATGGATCTTGTCTAATCAAAGAGGAATCAAGGAGAAATTAAAATTTGCAAGTGGATGCATGCATATATATAGCTGAAAATTGCAAGTGGATGCATGCATATATATAGCTGAAAATTGCAAGTGGTGCATGGGTGGATGGAGGAAGAAGACCGCGATAGGGAGGTGACTGCCTCACTTTGGGGAGCACGATGCGGCCGAGGGTTCCGACGTCGCTCTGCTTGAGCACCTTCTGCAGCAGGAACCGCGGGTTCTTGTCTcctgccgccggcgccgccgccggcgtccTCGCACCCTGCGCGCATGCACAGAACCTCGTTGAGAACTTGAGATGCATTTCACCGTGCAGgtaaacacacgcacgcatgcggGGAGGGTATCCTATCGCTGGACAGCGATGTGCGTCTCTTACGAAGTACGCACACTTATTTGGGGAGCAATGGCTTGTGATTCTATGCGGGATGGCGATCGATGGATGGATGGCAAGAGGTGTTCGTGCATGCATGCACCTGCTGCCGCTGCTTGTCGGAAGCCGCCGCCTGCCCCGGGCGCTGCGGCGTGGCGGCGCCGCCGGAGGGCGGCCTCGCTGCTGCGTCCGGCGAGGGTTTTTGCTGCTTCTGCCTTGAGGAATTGGACTTCGTCGACAGCGGATTCGGGACCTGGACCATGAGCTGGCCATGGGGCTGGCTCTGGACGGCTTGTTGCGTCCAGAGGCCTCCCCAGCCAGACGACGGCGGCGTGACCGGCGCCGAGTGCGCCGCGCGGGGGGATGGCTCTTGAGGGAAGCCGCCGGTTTGGATCTGGCTCAGATTCAGCTGCTGGCTCCGCTGCTGCTGCAGGCACGACAGGCGCCGCTGCCTCGCCATCCTCTTCTTCCGGGCCtccctggtcgccgccggctccaTCCGCTGCGGGAACTGCCCGGCGAATCCGGGGGCCGCGAACGGCTGCGGCACGGCCCCCGGCGGCGGCATCGGGTATGTTTGAGTGCCTGCGGATGTGGCCCCAGCTGGGACGAACGCCGCGTACTGCAGCGGCCAGGCCCCGGCGTGCATGTCGGGCGCCGCCGGCGGGGAGAACGGCTGGCTGCTCACGCCCACGCTGCTCGTGCTGCAGCCCTGCTGGAACGGGTAGATCGCCTCGCCGCCGTAGGATCCAGTTGGCGAGAAGGCCTGGTAGGGAATCCAAGATGTGGCAGCGGCGGCACCCGTCTCCGCGGGGAATTCGTAGCCGGGGTTTGCGCCGGGGCTAGGGAGCTGGCCTCCTGCCGGCAGCGCCTCCTGATCCATGGCGCCGACGCGGGGGCGCTTCTTCTGCAGGTGGTGGTTCTGCACCCAGGTGAGGATGAGCTTGAGCAGCTGCATGGTGCCCTGGCGCCCCCCACCGAGGCGCGCGGCCGCGGCCTCGATGGTGGATCGACGGAGGCGGATGCTGCGGAGGTCCTCGGCCGAGATGCAGTCGCGGTTGTTCTTGAGCCACTCCATGAAGAAGCGCGGCAGGTCGTCCGCCGCGCTCCCCGTGCCGCCGCCACCCATGAAGGCATCCTCTCCTCCACCAGCAGCCGCATGCGACGCCGTTCTCCCGGCCGTGCCGTGGCCCGCCGGAGGTTGCAACTGCTGCTGCTCGGAGATGACGTCCTCCAGCATCATCCCGACGTCGGGGAAGAGCGGCTCGTCGTCCCAAGGGACGTCCTCGTTGATGGATGCGAAGTCGAGCAGGTGGTCGATGTCGGAGAGGTCGTCCATCCCGTCCCCGGCCGCGGCAGGCTCGGACGGCTCGCCGCGCGCACTCTCGCCCCCGCGCCCGCCTGCCCCCACGGCGCGGGTGAAGGCGCTGGAGGAGttggaagacgacgaggaggagaaggtGGAGCTCGACGGCGAGGAGAGGCAAGGGAAGTCCGGGAGGGCCGGGAAGGTATCGTGCGCGAACATGAAGTCGTCCTCTCCCTGCCGGATCTCCACCGCGGGGCCCTTCCCGCGGTGGGGCCCGCCGCGCCTCGGCGCGTCCCCCTGCGAGTGCCGCGGCGGCGACGAGCCGGCGGAGGCGTCCATGCAAAGGGAGGCAGCGAGAGCGAGAGGGCGAGAAGGAGATGTGATGTGTGTGTGCGGCCAAAGCGTTTGTCGCCCTGTGTGTAGGTGCGGCCGGGGGTTGGGGGTGGGGGTAGGGGGTGGGTGCAGTTACTCTCTGAAGATGAAcagggcaagcaggaggtggaagggagagagtgcgGCTCCGCGCCCCACGTGGCGCCCGCGGAGGGCTGTGGGAAGCGCTCCACCGCCCACGCCAGCCTCTCCCCGGCATCTGCCCTTTCCATCCCCCGCTCGCTCCCGGCCCCTCCCCCTGCCCGTGGGCCCCACCACGGCCCCGGGACCCAGCTTCAGCGAGAGGGCTTCGACCACCGCTAGTGGGGTGACGCACTGCATGGTCCTGCTCGATGACAGCGGGGCCGCGTGACGCgagcccacatgtcagttacgACCTCTCTACCCGGGTGGGAGACTTTTGTTTCGGCGCGTGATAATGTTGACCGCCCCGTGGCCCGTGGGGGCCATCCGCGATGCGTCCGTGGACGGGGCCCGGGTGCGCGTAGCGGCTCCGCCTCGTAGGATGTCTGTGTCGCGGGAGCGCCGACTGGGCGCTGCGCGCTGGGTCCCTTTCGCGCCGTCCGATGGAGCCAGCCCCCAGATCCGACGGACGCACGCTTCCCAAGCGACACCAGGGGCTGTCTCGGAACTAGGGGTGGCGCGTCCCGGCGCACGCGCCGAGGCCTACACGGACGGGCGCGCCCGACGTGGACGAGGGACACATGTGGTTGGGATGACGTGGTGCCGAATGATTGGTCGTGGAGGTGGCGTGTATGGAGCCACGGGCCCATGCCGCGGCCAGCTCGACGGCAGCCGGGAGATACATGTACCTGGTGTGGGCGTTGCGTGTGGATGGAGCGTTTGCCTTGTCCTACTCGTAGGAGGTTGTTGCGGCCATAGTCAACAATATTTCGTGGCGTTTCTCAACTCTTTCTGGAAATGCTTGCGCAGTGCAATTGATATACGTATATCTGTTTCCATCACATGAATGGCACCGTGACGAAGTACTACTGAAACTGATAGAGTATTGCGTCGCTGCAGCTTTGGCGCTTTGCGCTAGCTGTTtcatttctttttcttcctctctcAGTTTGAGACGGTCGCCTTGTACTCCCTCAATTCTTAAAtaataagtctttttaaagattgtaatatggactatatacaaagcaaaatgagtgaatctatactctaaactacatctatatacatccgtatatagttcacattgaaatctttaaaaagaacTTAAAAGTATTTAAGAACGAAGGGAATATATGTGTTTTCAGCGAGAATAGACATACGGAGTATGCAATGATGATGATGAGATATATAGCGTGGCTATGTGAAATATTTTGTAGGTAGGCAATCTAGTGTATCACATTTTACATTGGCACTGAATTAGCTGTGCCTGGATGTTTTGGCTACATGATATGGATCTTATTATCGACCTTTGCGTGTGTGTTTTGAAATGTGGCAGTGACCGCATTGATCAAGAAGATTGTATGCGTATGTATGGTAGACATTTAGGATAGGTAACCGATGTATTGACCTAGGAGCGACAAATATCCTCAAAAAATTTGTTATATCGTGATGTGACCCCTCAGCCATTTCAACATTTAAGATCTCCCATGTTGAAATGTTAGGTTGCTCATTTCTCTCCAAGTAGATGATCATGGGTAACACATATCTTATACTCCCAcccgttcacttttataagtcgtttcagacaagtgAAATTGAGCTGTTTTGGACAATGTCTGAAACGTCTACAaagtcttataaaagtgaacagagggagtattatatttgcgtctttttgaaaaaaatcatatttatgtCCTACCTGTGGTTTACGGTTCTAAAGAGGAGGAACAATGATGTGCATCTCTATCTTGATTGTCCGTTACATAATGTACCGTAGACACATTCATTGGCAGTAAGTATGCATTGTAAGTCCTTACCTCTACTGAATTTACGGATGATAGCACGGAAACAGTCATTGACAAAAAATCTACAAGGAAATATTACACATACCTTATACATATTTTACATACCTATATCATATTTACGTCGCATCCATGGTTTATGGTTCTAAAAAGGAGGAAGAATGACGTGTATCTCTATCTTGATTGTCCGTTACATGATGTAATATAGAACACATTCATTAGCAGTAAGTGTGCAGTGTAAGTCCTTATTTCTACCGACTTTACGAATGATAGCACGGTAACGATCATTGACGATAACTGCATAGCTATATTGTGAAACTTTACGGATGATAACACGGAAACGGTCATTGACAAAAAATCTACAAGGAAATATTACACATACCTTATATCATATTTTACATACCATATATCATATTTACGTCACATCCATGGTTTATGGTTCTAAAAAGGAGGAAGAATGATGTGTATCTCTATCTTGATTGTCCGTTACATGATGTAATATAGAACACATTCATTAGCAGTAAGTGTGCAGTGTAAGTCCTTATTTCTACCGACTTTACAGATGATAGCACGGAAATGGTCATTGACGATAACTGCATAGATATATTGTGAAACTTTATGGATGATAGCACGGAAAAGTCATTGGCAAAAATTGCATGTATATATTACGAAAGCATATATCTTTTGGCAATTGATCGATTTGATATCTAACTCGTGAGTGCTAATAGTCCACGTGAAGTTTTCCTTGTTGTGCAATATGTTGATGTCAGATGTTATATCACACATTCACACTCGTGTTTCAAATTGATAAATAGTATTTGCTTTTTTTTCATTGCCTGTGAATCAACCATGTCAATGAGATTTTGCAACACTATATGAACCTTTTATTACTTTATTATTTGCTTGTGCACATGATTTAATTGATAACTAGATGATATCATGCATGattgttttttttggggggggtgtCTTTGCTATATATTTCAATGAAAAATGAAAATACAAATGATTTCTTGTGTTTAATAAATCATAAGAAAAATGTTGGTGTAACATATGACAAACAAATGGAAGCAAAATATTTTTAGTAACAATCGCATGACATTGTTAATGATAGATACTAGGGCCTGTAATTTCCTTATCTCCCGACAACTTATTGTTAGGATGTGCATGAAGACAAGTTATACAACCGAGCTACTATTTCACATTTATGAGCGAAAGTTTTTGTTCATTTTTTCCATAGGTTTATTCATGAAAGCTAAACCCGTTTTTTATCAACTAAAAGCTAAACCCGTTGATAGTGTATTTGTTGCCACCTAGTAGGTTTTAATGATATATGACAACTTGATTAAAGATACTTAAGATACAGtgaacctctactaatgatgccacgtcacctcaattaccGTTGCTGATCTCGCGTTAGATTGAAACCGATTCGAATCCAAATTAaaaaatcaggcaaacaacaaaagttttcaaacaatgaaactaaaatgttcgtGTCGTGCCAGAAAATGCATAGGTGATTGtggtggtgaaaccaaacttttatgaaatgcttaactgcactaaaatgatttaaatagtagcaaacctaattatttcaatgcctttactaattaataaaatatcaaactaaattatttgggaACTAGACTTTTTGTGACAGTGGACTAAATTGAAATACTAGATTAGATGCCTAGTTTATATTTTACAAAAACTAAAACAATAAGAAACAAAGataaaacagaataaaagaaaagtaaaaaaggaaaaacaaaactaacaaaaagaaaaggaaatgagAAGACCCCCCAGCTCCCCATGGGCCTCAGCCCATCCCACACGGCCCAACCGGCCCACCCCATGCTGCCCCCTGGCCTATTAGGCCACCCCACACACCCGAACCCTAACCACCAGACCCCCCACTTCCTCGCACGCacccacgctcctctcctctccccccgATTTGGGATCTGGATCGGGCCACGTCCCGACCTCGCCGCTCGCCCCGACACTGCACCCTCTCCGGCGCCCCGACGCCAAACGCCCGCCTCTCCGTTACCTGTCGCACAGGCGCCCGCCCCCTCGACCCGAGCTAAATCGGGGGCTCGACCCCGCGGCGCCCCAAGCCTCGACGCCGCTCCCCGCCACCTCATCGCCATCGCCTCACCTCGCCCTCGACGCCCGttcgcgccgcccgtcgccgttggccgccgccgcccggagcgctccatcaccggcctgcctcctccacaCCGACGTCGTCCCCggcatcctccccgcgccccactgcccggACCCCTACAGCCCCCGGTGAGGCCCCGGGCCTTCCCCCTCGCCATTCCCCCATTCGGCTCACCATTCCCCCGTTCGGCTCGCCATCGACCGCACGACGCGAGCCCCGCTCGTTCGCCCGCGGCCTGTCGGCGTCGCCCGCTCGCATCGCGCGCGTTAACCTTCCCCGCTCGTCGCTGCACCTGCTGCTGCAGATGCTGCGTCCCACCGCGTCGACCGGCCTCATCCTCTCCTCCCCCCCACGCATGCGCACACGGccgcggcctcctccccgcgccgcgccTGGAACGGCGCCCCGGCGCGCGCATTCTCCCCTGCCGCCTGAGCCGTGCCGCCTCCACTCCGTCGCGCCGCACCACCCAGTCACCCTGCCTCTTGCCTCGGCTCCGCCGCGCTAGGACGCGCCGGCGTCGCCCTCACCTGATGCCAGATTGCCGCGCCCACTGGTCGCAGCCAGCTTTGCCACGCCCCGCGCGCCCCTGGGCGAGCACCGTAACGGGCGCCCATGCGCCCATATCCATTGCTCGTTTGCCCGCACCGCTGCCCGTTTGCCCGTGTCCGCTATGGCCTCTAGGCccaatgacatatgggccccgcccacagaacgttttgaaaaaaaggaattaaaataatatatataataattaattaattaattgattgattaattaacttaattaattctgattaa is from Triticum aestivum cultivar Chinese Spring chromosome 3A, IWGSC CS RefSeq v2.1, whole genome shotgun sequence and encodes:
- the LOC123058993 gene encoding B3 domain-containing protein VP1 isoform X2; translated protein: MDASAGSSPPRHSQGDAPRRGGPHRGKGPAVEIRQGEDDFMFAHDTFPALPDFPCLSSPSSSTFSSSSSSNSSSAFTRAVGAGGRGGESARGEPSEPAAAGDGMDDLSDIDHLLDFASINEDVPWDDEPLFPDVGMMLEDVISEQQQLQPPAGHGTAGRTASHAAAGGGEDAFMGGGGTGSAADDLPRFFMEWLKNNRDCISAEDLRSIRLRRSTIEAAAARLGGGRQGTMQLLKLILTWVQNHHLQKKRPRVGAMDQEALPAGGQLPSPGANPGYEFPAETGAAAATSWIPYQAFSPTGSYGGEAIYPFQQGCSTSSVGVSSQPFSPPAAPDMHAGAWPLQYAAFVPAGATSAGTQTYPMPPPGAVPQPFAAPGFAGQFPQRMEPAATREARKKRMARQRRLSCLQQQRSQQLNLSQIQTGGFPQEPSPRAAHSAPVTPPSSGWGGLWTQQAVQSQPHGQLMVQVPNPLSTKSNSSRQKQQKPSPDAAARPPSGGAATPQRPGQAAASDKQRQQGARTPAAAPAAGDKNPRFLLQKVLKQSDVGTLGRIVLPKEAETHLPELKTGDGISIPIEDIGTSQVWSMRYRFWPNNKSRMYLLENTGDFVRSNELQEGDFIVLYSDVKSGKYLIRGVKVRAQQDLAKHKNASPEKGGASDVKAGGEDGGCKEKPPHGVRRSRQEAASMNQMAVSI
- the LOC123058993 gene encoding B3 domain-containing protein VP1 isoform X1; the protein is MDASAGSSPPRHSQGDAPRRGGPHRGKGPAVEIRQGEDDFMFAHDTFPALPDFPCLSSPSSSTFSSSSSSNSSSAFTRAVGAGGRGGESARGEPSEPAAAGDGMDDLSDIDHLLDFASINEDVPWDDEPLFPDVGMMLEDVISEQQQLQPPAGHGTAGRTASHAAAGGGEDAFMGGGGTGSAADDLPRFFMEWLKNNRDCISAEDLRSIRLRRSTIEAAAARLGGGRQGTMQLLKLILTWVQNHHLQKKRPRVGAMDQEALPAGGQLPSPGANPGYEFPAETGAAAATSWIPYQAFSPTGSYGGEAIYPFQQGCSTSSVGVSSQPFSPPAAPDMHAGAWPLQYAAFVPAGATSAGTQTYPMPPPGAVPQPFAAPGFAGQFPQRMEPAATREARKKRMARQRRLSCLQQQRSQQLNLSQIQTGGFPQEPSPRAAHSAPVTPPSSGWGGLWTQQAVQSQPHGQLMVQVPNPLSTKSNSSRQKQQKPSPDAAARPPSGGAATPQRPGQAAASDKQRQQGARTPAAAPAAGDKNPRFLLQKVLKQSDVGTLGRIVLPKKEAETHLPELKTGDGISIPIEDIGTSQVWSMRYRFWPNNKSRMYLLENTGDFVRSNELQEGDFIVLYSDVKSGKYLIRGVKVRAQQDLAKHKNASPEKGGASDVKAGGEDGGCKEKPPHGVRRSRQEAASMNQMAVSI